From the genome of Uranotaenia lowii strain MFRU-FL chromosome 1, ASM2978415v1, whole genome shotgun sequence, one region includes:
- the LOC129738551 gene encoding transmembrane protein 192 isoform X1 — protein MVSLIRNFGSNTGGRFFDDSSTRMDDHGGHHTMLDPILATEDDDGFRPLKTVPAFSVHLLISSCISLTGIVLAATWEDSRRCEAYFIMLYLRAAFWLITFLFDQLVHRRHEQLRLDGYHDFHRSTTKHKSIPLQIVSLWNTFLLAIQALIQHYYGDHFAEKCIIVGWLSPIVYVTLFCSMETLTLSLVNGTYIAKVVRFNRAAAPPDALQGCRGHSGGSLGLTQHGLSTTELLEKQADLINYLKDHNLKLNQKIMQMNAQVRTVTFPG, from the exons ATGGTCAGTCTTATTAGAAACTTCGGCTCGAATACG GGAGGACGTTTCTTTGACGACTCATCGACTAGAATGGATGACCACGGGGGACATCACACGATGCTGGATCCGATTCTGGCCACCGAGGACGATGATGGCTTTCGACCGCTCAAGACGGTTCCAGCATTTAG TGTTCATCTGCTGATATCCAGTTGCATTTCGTTGACCGGAATCGTCCTGGCAGCGACTTGGGAAGATAGTCGACGGTGTGAGGCTTACTTTATAATGCTGTACTTACGCGCTGCCTTCTGGTTGATTACTTTC CTATTCGATCAGCTAGTCCATCGGCGACATGAACAGCTACGGTTGGATGGATACCACGATTTCCACCGGTCGACGACCAAGCACAAGTCGATCCCGCTGCAGATTGTTTCTCTATGGAATACCTTCCTGCTAGCTATCCAGGCGCTCATTCAACACTACTATGGGGATCACTTTGCCGAAAAATGTATCATAGTGGGTTGGCTGTCGCCGATCGTGTACGTTACATTATTTTGTTCGATGGAAACGCTCACCCTGTCCCTAGTCAACGGAACCTATATTg CTAAAGTTGTTCGATTCAATCGTGCAGCCGCGCCACCGGATGCCCTCCAGGGATGCCGAGGACACAGTGGAGGATCACTGGGGCTAACTCAGCATGGTCTTAGCACAACCGAACTGCTCGAGAAGCAGGCCGACCTGATAAACTATCTGAAGGATCACAACCTGAAGTTGAACCAAAAGATCATGCAAATGAATGCCCAAGTGCGCACCGTCACCTTCCCgggatag
- the LOC129738551 gene encoding transmembrane protein 192 isoform X3: MGGRFFDDSSTRMDDHGGHHTMLDPILATEDDDGFRPLKTVPAFSVHLLISSCISLTGIVLAATWEDSRRCEAYFIMLYLRAAFWLITFLFDQLVHRRHEQLRLDGYHDFHRSTTKHKSIPLQIVSLWNTFLLAIQALIQHYYGDHFAEKCIIVGWLSPIVYVTLFCSMETLTLSLVNGTYIAKVVRFNRAAAPPDALQGCRGHSGGSLGLTQHGLSTTELLEKQADLINYLKDHNLKLNQKIMQMNAQVRTVTFPG; the protein is encoded by the exons ATG GGAGGACGTTTCTTTGACGACTCATCGACTAGAATGGATGACCACGGGGGACATCACACGATGCTGGATCCGATTCTGGCCACCGAGGACGATGATGGCTTTCGACCGCTCAAGACGGTTCCAGCATTTAG TGTTCATCTGCTGATATCCAGTTGCATTTCGTTGACCGGAATCGTCCTGGCAGCGACTTGGGAAGATAGTCGACGGTGTGAGGCTTACTTTATAATGCTGTACTTACGCGCTGCCTTCTGGTTGATTACTTTC CTATTCGATCAGCTAGTCCATCGGCGACATGAACAGCTACGGTTGGATGGATACCACGATTTCCACCGGTCGACGACCAAGCACAAGTCGATCCCGCTGCAGATTGTTTCTCTATGGAATACCTTCCTGCTAGCTATCCAGGCGCTCATTCAACACTACTATGGGGATCACTTTGCCGAAAAATGTATCATAGTGGGTTGGCTGTCGCCGATCGTGTACGTTACATTATTTTGTTCGATGGAAACGCTCACCCTGTCCCTAGTCAACGGAACCTATATTg CTAAAGTTGTTCGATTCAATCGTGCAGCCGCGCCACCGGATGCCCTCCAGGGATGCCGAGGACACAGTGGAGGATCACTGGGGCTAACTCAGCATGGTCTTAGCACAACCGAACTGCTCGAGAAGCAGGCCGACCTGATAAACTATCTGAAGGATCACAACCTGAAGTTGAACCAAAAGATCATGCAAATGAATGCCCAAGTGCGCACCGTCACCTTCCCgggatag
- the LOC129738551 gene encoding transmembrane protein 192 isoform X4 has protein sequence MDDHGGHHTMLDPILATEDDDGFRPLKTVPAFSVHLLISSCISLTGIVLAATWEDSRRCEAYFIMLYLRAAFWLITFLFDQLVHRRHEQLRLDGYHDFHRSTTKHKSIPLQIVSLWNTFLLAIQALIQHYYGDHFAEKCIIVGWLSPIVYVTLFCSMETLTLSLVNGTYIAKVVRFNRAAAPPDALQGCRGHSGGSLGLTQHGLSTTELLEKQADLINYLKDHNLKLNQKIMQMNAQVRTVTFPG, from the exons ATGGATGACCACGGGGGACATCACACGATGCTGGATCCGATTCTGGCCACCGAGGACGATGATGGCTTTCGACCGCTCAAGACGGTTCCAGCATTTAG TGTTCATCTGCTGATATCCAGTTGCATTTCGTTGACCGGAATCGTCCTGGCAGCGACTTGGGAAGATAGTCGACGGTGTGAGGCTTACTTTATAATGCTGTACTTACGCGCTGCCTTCTGGTTGATTACTTTC CTATTCGATCAGCTAGTCCATCGGCGACATGAACAGCTACGGTTGGATGGATACCACGATTTCCACCGGTCGACGACCAAGCACAAGTCGATCCCGCTGCAGATTGTTTCTCTATGGAATACCTTCCTGCTAGCTATCCAGGCGCTCATTCAACACTACTATGGGGATCACTTTGCCGAAAAATGTATCATAGTGGGTTGGCTGTCGCCGATCGTGTACGTTACATTATTTTGTTCGATGGAAACGCTCACCCTGTCCCTAGTCAACGGAACCTATATTg CTAAAGTTGTTCGATTCAATCGTGCAGCCGCGCCACCGGATGCCCTCCAGGGATGCCGAGGACACAGTGGAGGATCACTGGGGCTAACTCAGCATGGTCTTAGCACAACCGAACTGCTCGAGAAGCAGGCCGACCTGATAAACTATCTGAAGGATCACAACCTGAAGTTGAACCAAAAGATCATGCAAATGAATGCCCAAGTGCGCACCGTCACCTTCCCgggatag
- the LOC129738543 gene encoding uncharacterized protein LOC129738543, whose protein sequence is MDKIERKQGEGSSTFKATAHPPFKVPPRSIAPIAEASKSPDSSLLRQQSVLNEPDNLCDGNFRPSLLIVSFSIHWILSGAVTIVGLVFILWPPQSTGDSLCHLYFAIVYWRMVFWIGTYAQHELIKPPCQRLINQNFCLYRDMTCYRKAPLQIVSIWNTMLIGVQLYTHSLFAVSDRNQSICAHVGPDTVVGAIWDHKITPQLFIVLFCLLETLALSCFYVPAIKRLVKSTKLQEEEDSPNRTLSNQDDVPLNQRLKRQAEQVKILRMTTLKLRRETQRLERL, encoded by the exons ATGGACAAGATCGAACGAAAGCAGGGTGAAGGTTCATCAACATTTAAAGCAACAGCGCATCCCCCATTTAAAGTACCTCCAAGGTCAATTGCACCAATAGCTGAGGCATCCAAGTCTCCCGACTCCTCGCTGTTAAGACAACAAAGTGTTCTGAATGAACCGGATAACCTCTGCGACGGGAACTTTCGGCCAAGCTTGTTGATCGTTAGTTTTAG CATTCACTGGATTCTGTCGGGGGCAGTAACGATCGTTGGGCTAGTTTTTATCCTATGGCCACCGCAATCCACTGGCGATAGTCTTTGTCATCTCTATTTCGCCATTGTCTACTGGAGAATGGTATTCTGGATAGGGACATATGCCCAGCATGAGCTGATAAAGCCACCCTGCCAACGATTGATCAATCAGAACTTCTGTCTCTATCGGGATATGACCTGCTATCGAAAGGCTCCGCTCCAGATTGTATCAATTTGGAACACAATGTTGATCGGTGTTCAGCTTTATACGCATTCGTTGTTTGCCGTTAGCGATCGCAACCAGTCGATTTGTGCACACGTTGGTCCAGATACTGTTGTTGGCgctatttgggatcacaagatCACTCCTCaactttttatagttttgttttgtttactggaAACGTTGGCACTTTCTTGTTTCTACGTACCCGCCATAA AGCGTTTGGTTAAATCTACGAAATTGCAGGAGGAAGAAGATTCGCCGAATCGTACACTCTCGAACCAAGACGATGTACCATTGAATCAACGGCTGAAGCGACAGGCGGAACAGGTCAAAATCCTGCGGATGACGACGTTGAAGCTGAGAAGGGAAACCCAGCGACTAGAGCGACTATAG
- the LOC129739202 gene encoding uncharacterized protein LOC129739202: MAEVSRNIFSEIVNSSEIHGETVVNQHEQCTNKTCEDLHRPRLMIKVFCLHWLTAIAIAVTGIIFTTGAVRSKNNDNICDSYFLLMYLQVGYCFGTYAMYDLTKPSCQRLLKNDPILYYKLASYRKRPLQIVSFWKALLIFLQQYSTKGFLTEDNACARSNGFALTFMTIFIGLETASLSLFYFPTLIKLWNYSPNAMVLQPTMRTLPPSAIITLHQDDSEELKFELQKSADQLRLEDVENTKLRKRVEELTHTVEASESTSVDQ; encoded by the exons GTTGTCAATCAACATGAACAATGCACAAATAAAACCTGTGAAGATCTGCATCGTCCAAGATTGATGATTAAAGTATTTTG CTTGCACTGGCTAACGGCAATCGCCATTGCCGTCACTGGAATAATTTTCACCACAGGCGCGGTTCGTTccaaaaataatgacaacatCTGCGACTCGTACTTTCTGCTCATGTACCTGCAGGTGGGCTACTGTTTCGGAACCTATGCAATGTACGATCTGACCAAGCCGTCCTGTCAGCGGTTGCTGAAAAATGATCCCATCCTATACTACAAACTTGCCAGCTACCGAAAGCGTCCGCTTCAGATTGTTTCCTTCTGGAAGGCTTTGTTGATCTTCCTCCAGCAGTACTCCACCAAGGGATTCCTCACGGAAGACAATGCCTGTGCCCGCTCGAATGGTTTCGCCCTGACGTTCATGACGATTTTCATTGGGCTGGAAACGGCGTCGCTTTCGTTGTTTTACTTCCCGACTTTGA TTAAACTGTGGAATTACTCCCCCAATGCAATGGTTCTGCAACCAACCATGAGAACACTTCCACCGAGCGCAATAATTACATTGCATCAAGATGATTCTGAAGAATTGAAATTCGAGTTGCAGAAATCGGCCGACCAGTTACGGCTCGAAGATGTTGAAAATACCAAGCTTCGAAAGCGCGTCGAAGAGTTGACACACACCGTAGAGGCTTCCGAGTCTACAAGCGTAGATCAATGA